One Zymoseptoria tritici IPO323 chromosome 5, whole genome shotgun sequence genomic window, CTCCCTCCACCCCAGCTCAACATCCTTCATAAACTCCTCAATGGTCAATGCCGACTGATTCCCCTTCGCCCTTTTATTATCGTCGGGGTCTTGTCGCTCTCTATGCAACGCCGTCTCCACGCTCGGCGGCACAATCTCGACGACCTTGATGTTACTCCCGGCTTGCTTCAACTGGGATCGTAAGTTGGTGGTGAAGAACGCCACCCAAGCTTTACTTCCGTTGTACACCGGGTTAATCAAGCTCGTAGGGTTATAGCCGAGAATGGAGGAGATGTTCATAATCACCCCTCCATTCGGCCGCGAGTTCAAGTGCGGCACCAGCTGCACGCACAAATGCAACGGCGCGCGGATATTCGTATCGATTTCCTGATCCGCTTTCGTCAAGTCAAAGTCATAGTCCGGCCCCAGAATCTGGAAAGGACGCTGGACGCCCGCGTTGTTGATCACGCAGTCAAGATCCGGGTACTTCGTCGTGATGTCCGTGACAAAGGCCTTGATGGAAGAAATGTCGCTGACGTCAATGACGAAGTAATCTTTCGCTCCGATTTCGCGGGCGGTTTGTTTGAGAGTGGACTCGGTGCGGCCGGCGATGATGACGGATTTCCCTTGCGCGATGAGGGACTCGGCCATTGCGCGGCCGAGACCGCCGGCGCCGCCGGTTATGAGGGCGAGGGTGAAGGAGAGGGTGGAAACTGGTGCCATTTCGGTGAGGTTGGGTGTTGTTGGAGGTCTTTTTTTTTTGCTTCCGATACAAGGGGATACTGCTGGCGAGATGGATGATTTTGTATGTTCTTCAAGGCGGAATTGATGTCATGGTAGGTCATTTTGTCGCTGGTCCGCTTTGCTTCcggatttgtttattaagCGTTCAGCCGCTCTTCGGTGAGCGGTTGCCTGATTCGGCCGAGGTGGCGTTCACATGTCAAGTGCTGACGGTTTTCTGGACCTTTGACAAATGGATGCATGGCTTCTTTGTTGAGAGGTATCCGTGCCTCGTCTCGTCCCAATGCTGGATACACTCAGTTGCTCTGAGTCACAGACTCCACGACCTCaccccttcctcttcttccccaTCCCCTTACTCCGATTCCCCTTAACATCCCTCCCCTCTTCAatcgccaacatcgcctccctcttcttcccacCCACCTCATTCAGCACTTcactcctcaccaccctcccctcgACACTaaccccctcctcctcgaacacttccatcttcctcccCACTCTAGCCTCAATCCCCTGCACCAACTCAACATCCCTCTGCCCAACCAGGGAAATACTCAACCCCTTTCTCCCCGCACGCGCCGTCCTCCCCACCCGGTGGATATAGTCGTCCGGATTACGGGGAATGTCGTAGTTGATGACGAGACCCACGTCGGGGACATCCAGACCGCGAGAAGCGACGTCCGTAGCGACGAGGATGCGGGCTGCGCCGGCGCGGAAGCGCGCGAGGTTGGAGGTTCGTTGTTCGTGGGGGAGAGCGGAGTGGAGAGCTGTCACACGGTGGGTGAGGAGACGGAGGGTGTGTTCGAGGAGATTCGCAGTTTCAGTACGGTTGGTGAAGATGATGGTTGTTTTGGTAACATTTTCgggggtgaggaggaggatgtggaggtATTTTTCCTTGTGGAGGACGTTGACGAGTTGGTAAGTTTGGGTGAGGGTATCGGGGATGGCGAGGGAGTCGACGTCGACTTCGGAGATGAAGACTGGTGGACGAGAGGGGGAGCGAGGAGCGGATTTGAGAGCGCGGACCTCGGGTGTGATGGTTGCTGTGAAGAGGCAGGTTTGTCGGGATGATGCGGGTGGGAGGATGGACATGCAGGTTTCGACGTCGGGGAGCATGCTCCCTTTTTTGCTGCTGGCTAGTAGGCGGTCGGCTtcatcgaggacgacgaaTTTGCACTTGCGCAGTCCGTAGATTGTGTCCTCGCCTGAACTTGAGATGTGATCTGCGAGTCGACCAGGTGTGGCGATGACGATGTGAGGTCGTTTTGCGAGTTCCAGCGCTTGGTTTCGCATATGTGCTCCACCCGTGACGAGAACGCATTTGATGCCTTGCCCGCCACCGAT contains:
- a CDS encoding uncharacterized protein (probable oxidoreductase ADHosyase superfam) yields the protein MAPVSTLSFTLALITGGAGGLGRAMAESLIAQGKSVIIAGRTESTLKQTAREIGAKDYFVIDVSDISSIKAFVTDITTKYPDLDCVINNAGVQRPFQILGPDYDFDLTKADQEIDTNIRAPLHLCVQLVPHLNSRPNGGVIMNISSILGYNPTSLINPVYNGSKAWVAFFTTNLRSQLKQAGSNIKVVEIVPPSVETALHRERQDPDDNKRAKGNQSALTIEEFMKDVELGWREDRDRVSAGPGKELVEMW
- a CDS encoding ATP-dependent RNA helicase dbp8 — translated: MEPPSKRRRLSQDVSESSGEEDFTPAAVPEATSRIQPKQNTTSTAKPLISRSEDDISALPTAIQATLDAKSSFKSIGVDPWLIASLSHLSIKFPTRIQKACIPEILAGRDCIGGSRTGSGKTIAFGLPILQQWARQPSGIFALVLTPTRELALQIYEQFQAIGGGQGIKCVLVTGGAHMRNQALELAKRPHIVIATPGRLADHISSSGEDTIYGLRKCKFVVLDEADRLLASSKKGSMLPDVETCMSILPPASSRQTCLFTATITPEVRALKSAPRSPSRPPVFISEVDVDSLAIPDTLTQTYQLVNVLHKEKYLHILLLTPENVTKTTIIFTNRTETANLLEHTLRLLTHRVTALHSALPHEQRTSNLARFRAGAARILVATDVASRGLDVPDVGLVINYDIPRNPDDYIHRVGRTARAGRKGLSISLVGQRDVELVQGIEARVGRKMEVFEEEGVSVEGRVVRSEVLNEVGGKKREAMLAIEEGRDVKGNRSKGMGKKRKG